A stretch of the Phyllopteryx taeniolatus isolate TA_2022b chromosome 5, UOR_Ptae_1.2, whole genome shotgun sequence genome encodes the following:
- the LOC133478218 gene encoding uncharacterized protein LOC133478218 — protein MCNVISGYAPQVGCDLVVKEKFWKELDKVVLSIPDRERVVIGADCNGHVGEGNRGDEEVMAKYSIQEMNLEGQMVIDFATRMQMAVVNTFFQKRHEHRVTYKSGGRSMQVDNILCRRCNLKEVTDCKVTSKVGESVARQHRMVVCKMTLVVGRKIRKTKAEKRTMWWKLRQDECSAAFREEVKQALGGREELPEDWTTAAKVIREAGRRVLGVSSGRKGEKETWWWNLKVQEIIQGKRLAKKWDTERTEERRKEYIEMRHRAKVEVAKAKQEAYDDMYGRLDTKKGEKDLYRLARQRDRDGKDVQLVMVIKDRDGNMLTGASSVLARWEEYFEELMNEENEREGRVEEASVVDQEVAMISKGEVRKALKRMKNEKAVGPDDIPLEVWKHLGEVAVEFLTSLFNRILVREKRLEEWRKSVLVPIFKNKGDVQSCGNYRGIKSMSLTMKLWERVVEARLRTEVSICEEQYGFIPREYHRCIICLEDVDGKVQRRSEGATLCLCRSRESL, from the coding sequence atgtgtaatgtgattagtggctatgccccacaggtaggatgtgacctagtggtgaaagagaaattctggaaggagctagacaaagtagttctgagcatcccagacagagagagagtcgtaattggtgcagattgtaatggacatgttggtgaaggtaataggggtgatgaagaagtgatggctaAGTACAGTATCCAGGAaatgaacttggagggacagatggtgatagactttgcaacaaggatgcaaatggctgtagtcaacacatttttccagaagaggcacgaacatagggtgacctacaagagcggaggtagaagcatgcaggtggataacatcttgtgcagacgatgtaatctgaaggaagttaccgactgtaaggtaacCTCTaaggtaggggagagtgtggctagacagcataggatggtggtgtgtaagatgactctggtggtggggaggaagattaggaagacaaaggcagagaagagaaccatgtggtggaagctgagacaggacgagtgttctgcagcttttcgggaagaggtgaaacaggctctcggtggacgggaggagcttccagaagactggaccactgcagccaaggtgatcagagaggcaggcaggagagtacttggtgtatcttctggcagaaaaggagagaaggagacttggtggtggaacctcaaagtacaggaaatcatacaaggaaaaaggttagctaagaagtgggacactgaaaggaccgaggagaggcgaaaagaatacattgagatgcgacacagggcaaaggtagaggtggcaaaggccaaacaagaggcatatgatgacatgtatggcaggttggacactaaaaaaggagaaaaggatctatacaggctggccagacagagggatagagatgggaaggatgtgcagctggttatggtgattaaggatagagatggaaatatgttgactggtgccagcagtgtgctagctagatgggaagaatacttcgaggagttgatgaatgaggaaaatgagagagaagggagagtagaagaggcaagtgtggtggaccaggaagtggcaatgattagtaagggggaagttagaaaggcattaaagaggatgaaaaatgaaaaggcagttggtcctgatgacattcctttggaggtatggaagcatctaggagaggtggctgtggagtttttgaccagcttgttcaatagaattctagtgcgtgagaagaggcttgaggaatggaggaaaagtgtactggtacccatttttaagaacaaaggtgatgtgcagagctgtgggaactatagaggaataaagtcgATGAGCctcacaatgaagttatgggaaagagtagtggaggctcgactcaggacagaagtgagtatttgcgaggaacagtatggtttcataccgagagagtaccacagatgcattatttgccttgaggatgttgatggaaaagtacagagaaggtcagaaggagctaccttgtgtctttgtagatctagagaaagcctatga